A genomic segment from Dermatobacter hominis encodes:
- a CDS encoding DUF2254 domain-containing protein, translating to MRSASAPFRSRLWFIPVLCVLAGLVLSSVTIWVDRRFDYELVSQSLTGGPDAALQILSTIAASMISLAALVLTITMVVVQLAMGQFSPRIVQGILQDKPSQFAIGLFVATFVHAMLTLREIGSGGSDVVPGLAIVVSYVLVLLSVAVLVLYVDHTGRALRVSALIELVGTDVRRLLDTTYPPNADGPEVDRPGVVPADRSGVICTVDVERIVELASNADAKVTMPPGLGQFVPSGAPLFEVDGDGVDTDELRRAVRLGLERTLEQDVSYGFRLLVDIAERSVSESPFQDPTTAVQAIDRLHDALRQLATREMPDGEFRDGEGAVRFEMPTMDWDAYVRLAFEEIILAGSGSPQVERRLVAALVDLKVIAPPARQEILDHTLQRLRDRVGERDAEEPDVDLRPDPHGIGPNAGRNAPA from the coding sequence GTGCGCAGCGCATCGGCACCCTTCCGCTCACGGCTCTGGTTCATCCCGGTCCTGTGCGTGCTGGCCGGACTGGTGCTGTCCTCCGTCACCATCTGGGTCGATCGGCGGTTCGACTACGAGCTGGTGTCCCAGTCCCTGACGGGCGGCCCCGACGCCGCGCTGCAGATCCTGTCCACGATCGCCGCGTCGATGATCTCGCTCGCGGCCCTGGTGCTGACGATCACGATGGTGGTCGTCCAGCTGGCCATGGGGCAGTTCTCCCCGCGCATCGTGCAGGGGATCCTGCAGGACAAGCCGAGCCAGTTCGCGATCGGGCTCTTCGTCGCGACCTTCGTGCACGCCATGCTCACGCTGCGGGAGATCGGGTCCGGCGGGAGCGACGTGGTGCCGGGTCTGGCGATCGTCGTCAGCTACGTCCTCGTGCTCTTGAGCGTGGCGGTGCTCGTCCTCTACGTCGACCACACCGGTCGAGCGCTCCGGGTGTCGGCCTTGATCGAGCTGGTCGGCACTGACGTGCGCCGCCTGCTCGACACGACGTACCCGCCGAACGCCGACGGTCCGGAGGTGGACCGGCCCGGCGTGGTGCCGGCCGACCGGTCGGGCGTGATCTGCACCGTCGACGTCGAGCGCATCGTCGAGCTCGCCTCGAACGCCGACGCGAAGGTGACGATGCCGCCCGGCCTGGGGCAGTTCGTCCCGTCGGGGGCGCCGCTGTTCGAGGTCGACGGCGACGGGGTCGACACCGACGAGCTCCGCCGGGCGGTCCGCCTCGGCCTCGAGCGCACGCTCGAACAGGACGTCTCCTACGGCTTCCGCCTCCTGGTCGACATCGCGGAGCGGTCGGTGTCCGAGTCGCCCTTCCAGGACCCGACGACGGCGGTCCAGGCGATCGACCGCCTGCACGACGCCCTCCGCCAGCTCGCCACGAGGGAGATGCCCGACGGCGAGTTCCGGGACGGCGAGGGGGCCGTCCGGTTCGAGATGCCGACGATGGACTGGGACGCGTACGTCCGACTGGCGTTCGAGGAGATCATCCTGGCCGGCTCCGGCTCGCCCCAGGTCGAGCGACGCCTGGTCGCGGCCCTCGTCGACCTGAAGGTGATCGCGCCGCCGGCCCGCCAGGAGATCCTCGACCACACCCTCCAGCGGCTCCGCGATCGGGTGGGCGAGCGCGACGCCGAGGAACCCGACGTCGACCTGCGCCCCGACCCGCACGGGATCGGCCCGAACGCCGGTCGCAACGCGCCCGCCTGA
- a CDS encoding SRPBCC domain-containing protein — MPRTDRAALLVHVPAAVVYAALVDEAALLEWLPPTGMVGRFERFDARPGGSYRLVLTYLDASTGAGKATADSDVVDVRFVELVEGERVVQAVDFPSDDPAFAGTMTMTFSVSPAVGGSLVEIVAADVPDGISAVDHAEGLTSSLVNLARHLGG; from the coding sequence ATGCCGCGAACCGATCGGGCCGCGCTGCTGGTGCACGTGCCGGCGGCGGTGGTCTACGCCGCCCTCGTCGACGAGGCGGCGTTGCTCGAGTGGCTGCCGCCGACCGGGATGGTCGGCCGGTTCGAGCGCTTCGACGCCCGACCGGGCGGGTCCTACCGGTTGGTGCTCACCTACCTCGACGCCTCGACCGGGGCGGGCAAGGCGACCGCCGACTCCGACGTCGTCGACGTCCGGTTCGTCGAGCTGGTCGAGGGCGAGCGCGTGGTGCAGGCCGTCGACTTCCCGTCCGACGACCCGGCGTTCGCCGGCACGATGACGATGACCTTCTCCGTGTCGCCGGCCGTCGGCGGGTCGCTGGTCGAGATCGTCGCCGCCGACGTGCCCGACGGGATCTCGGCGGTCGACCACGCGGAGGGGCTGACGTCGTCGCTCGTGAACCTCGCCCGCCACCTCGGCGGCTGA
- a CDS encoding SDR family oxidoreductase gives MSDAPVAIVTGASRGIGRAGALALAEAGFDVAISARTVREGTGTAESNTVREERSVPVPGSLERTAEEIEDRGRRALIVPMDLLDRDAVLAVPATVVERWGRIDVLFNNAIHKGVGTMDRIADLTERSMHDMFTGNVVHQILLIQAVLPHMLAQGRGTIIDMVSGSARHDPPAPPGEGGWGILYSGSKAAFGRVAGGINAEHRSAGIRAFNVDPGNVVTEARRAAKPDDEYAAGFGSEPAEATGRVVAWLATDPGADRFLGKWIFAPKLCSDLELLPGWTYQPVG, from the coding sequence ATGTCCGACGCACCCGTCGCGATCGTCACCGGCGCCAGCAGGGGGATCGGCCGCGCCGGCGCGCTGGCCCTGGCCGAGGCGGGCTTCGACGTGGCCATCAGCGCCCGGACCGTGCGGGAGGGGACCGGCACCGCCGAGTCGAACACCGTCCGGGAGGAGCGGTCCGTGCCGGTGCCCGGCAGCCTGGAACGGACGGCCGAGGAGATCGAGGACCGAGGTCGACGGGCGCTCATCGTGCCGATGGACCTGCTCGACCGCGACGCCGTGCTGGCGGTCCCGGCGACCGTGGTGGAGCGGTGGGGTCGCATCGACGTGCTGTTCAACAACGCCATCCACAAGGGCGTCGGCACGATGGACCGCATCGCCGATCTGACGGAGCGGTCGATGCACGACATGTTCACCGGCAACGTCGTCCACCAGATCCTGCTCATCCAGGCCGTGCTGCCGCACATGCTGGCGCAGGGGCGGGGCACGATCATCGACATGGTGTCCGGTTCGGCCCGCCACGACCCGCCGGCGCCGCCGGGGGAGGGCGGCTGGGGCATCCTCTACTCCGGCTCGAAGGCCGCCTTCGGCCGGGTGGCCGGGGGCATCAACGCCGAGCACCGGTCGGCCGGCATCCGGGCGTTCAACGTCGACCCGGGCAACGTCGTCACCGAGGCCCGTCGGGCCGCCAAGCCCGACGACGAGTACGCGGCCGGCTTCGGCAGCGAGCCGGCCGAGGCGACCGGCCGGGTCGTGGCCTGGCTGGCGACGGACCCCGGCGCCGACCGGTTCCTCGGCAAGTGGATCTTCGCCCCGAAGCTCTGCTCGGACCTCGAGCTCCTGCCCGGCTGGACCTACCAGCCGGTCGGGTGA
- a CDS encoding CaiB/BaiF CoA transferase family protein — MAGPLDGVRVLELAVALAAPSAAAVLGEWGAEVIKVEPLTGDTQRGNTQNSYFSQDNRGKRSVALDLATDQGRELMLQLVDRADVFVTNIRPGGLQRLGMDHATLLDRNPRLVYGLLTGYGSDGPAAGRAGYDMGAFWARAGLAGALVGRDVAPPVPRPAMGDHTTGLALVAAITAALFDRERTGRGRLVETSLVRTGAYVISSDLAAHVNGERPQAGLRRALYNPMLACYRSGDGRWFYLLGLEATRHWPNVAAAVGREDLLGDERFGDFLGLITHRDELIAILDEEFATRSLDEWAAVFDEHDVWWDPVQDFDEVAADPILQAAGVFRPMEGERTAIAAPADVGAADGVVGSEPELGQHTEEVLLELGLDWDRISALMADGVIP, encoded by the coding sequence ATGGCAGGTCCGCTCGACGGCGTCCGGGTGCTCGAGCTCGCGGTCGCGCTCGCCGCCCCGTCGGCCGCAGCCGTGCTCGGCGAGTGGGGCGCCGAGGTGATCAAGGTCGAGCCCCTCACCGGCGACACCCAGCGGGGCAACACGCAGAACTCGTACTTCTCGCAGGACAACCGTGGGAAGCGGAGCGTGGCGCTCGACCTCGCGACCGACCAGGGCCGCGAGCTCATGCTGCAGCTCGTCGACCGCGCCGATGTGTTCGTCACGAACATCCGCCCCGGCGGGCTGCAGCGCCTCGGGATGGACCACGCCACGCTCCTCGACCGCAACCCTCGCCTGGTCTACGGCCTGCTCACCGGCTACGGGTCCGACGGACCGGCCGCGGGCCGGGCTGGCTACGACATGGGCGCGTTCTGGGCCCGGGCCGGGCTCGCCGGAGCGCTCGTCGGACGGGACGTCGCGCCACCGGTGCCCCGGCCCGCGATGGGCGACCACACGACCGGCCTCGCCCTCGTGGCGGCGATCACCGCGGCGCTGTTCGACCGTGAGCGCACCGGCAGGGGGCGGCTCGTCGAGACGTCGCTGGTGCGCACCGGCGCGTACGTCATCAGCTCCGACCTGGCCGCCCACGTCAACGGCGAGCGCCCGCAGGCGGGGCTCCGGCGGGCGCTCTACAACCCGATGCTCGCGTGCTACCGCTCCGGCGACGGGCGGTGGTTCTACCTGCTGGGGCTCGAGGCGACCCGGCACTGGCCGAACGTGGCCGCGGCGGTCGGTCGCGAGGACCTGCTCGGGGACGAGCGGTTCGGCGACTTCCTCGGCCTCATCACCCACCGCGACGAGCTGATCGCGATCCTCGACGAGGAGTTCGCGACGCGGTCGCTCGACGAGTGGGCCGCGGTCTTCGACGAGCACGACGTGTGGTGGGACCCCGTTCAGGACTTCGACGAGGTGGCGGCGGATCCCATCCTGCAGGCCGCCGGGGTGTTCCGGCCGATGGAGGGGGAACGGACCGCGATCGCGGCGCCGGCCGACGTCGGCGCGGCCGACGGCGTCGTCGGGTCCGAGCCCGAGCTCGGCCAGCACACCGAGGAGGTGCTGCTGGAGCTCGGGCTCGACTGGGACCGGATCTCGGCCCTCATGGCCGACGGGGTGATCCCCTAG
- a CDS encoding DUF899 domain-containing protein, with protein sequence MPDAPTDDGTMAAIPPVVDEATWRAALDDLRTREKAATRELDAIAAQRRRLPMVALPEYTLEGPDGEVSLADVFDGARQLIVYHHMWSPGATWQCGGCTGFTSQFTRLEFLEPYDARFVIVTQGPIDEALAYKARVGNRMDWYSTANSPFGSDMGAPPGGGFQVNVFLRAGDTVYRTYNTQGRGTEQLSQSFPLIDLLPYGRQEEWQDSPDGWPQSPTYSRWAPPEAFARYADG encoded by the coding sequence ATGCCCGATGCACCGACCGACGACGGGACCATGGCGGCGATCCCGCCGGTCGTGGACGAGGCGACCTGGCGCGCCGCGCTCGACGACCTCCGGACCCGCGAGAAGGCGGCGACCCGCGAGCTCGACGCCATCGCCGCGCAGCGCCGCCGCCTGCCCATGGTGGCGCTGCCCGAGTACACCCTCGAGGGACCCGACGGCGAGGTCTCGCTGGCCGACGTCTTCGACGGCGCCCGCCAGCTGATCGTGTACCACCACATGTGGTCGCCCGGGGCGACGTGGCAGTGCGGCGGCTGCACCGGCTTCACGAGCCAGTTCACGCGGCTCGAGTTCCTCGAGCCGTACGACGCACGCTTCGTGATCGTCACCCAGGGGCCGATCGACGAGGCGCTCGCCTACAAGGCCCGCGTCGGCAACCGGATGGACTGGTACTCGACGGCGAACAGCCCCTTCGGCTCCGACATGGGCGCGCCGCCGGGCGGCGGCTTCCAGGTCAACGTGTTCCTGCGCGCCGGCGACACCGTGTACCGCACGTACAACACCCAGGGTCGCGGGACCGAGCAGCTCAGCCAATCCTTCCCGCTGATCGACCTGCTCCCCTACGGGCGTCAGGAGGAGTGGCAGGACTCGCCCGACGGCTGGCCGCAGTCGCCGACCTACTCCCGCTGGGCCCCGCCCGAGGCCTTCGCCCGGTACGCGGACGGCTGA